The sequence below is a genomic window from Dehalococcoidia bacterium.
TCTTCGGCGTTGTGTGGGTGGTGATGGCCCTGATAGGGGGGGCCCGCCCTAGCCACGTGGGGATGGTGGTGGCCCTGGTGCTGCTCTCTATTCCTCTCACGGTGGCTGTGGCCTTGGCCGACTATCAGCGGGAAAGGCTGGCCCTCTTCTTCAACCCCAACCTGGACCCCCTGGGGGGAGGGTTCAACATCCTGCAAGCGGAGATAGGCATCGGGGCGGGCGGCCTGTGGGGGCGGGGCCTTTTCCAGGGCACCCAGACCCAACTGGACTTCCTGCAGGCGGCCAGCACCGATTATGCCTTCGCCGTGCTGGGGGAGGAGCTAGGCCTTATGGGAGCCCTCTTTCTGCTCGCCCTGTACGCGTTCTTGCTGTTCCGCCTCATCAGGGCAGCCGCTTTGGCCCATGACCTCTTCGCCCGCCTGTTGGTGATAGGTTTGGCTGTGACGCTGCTGACGCAGGTATTCATCAACATAGGGGTCAACGTGCGCCTGTTACCCGTTACCGGCATCCCCTTGCCCCTGGTCTCCCAGGGTGGCACTTCTACGGTCATCACCATGGTGGCCCTGGGCATAGCGCAGGGGGTGCTGCTGCGGCAGGCGCCCTTCAACCTCTAGGCCAGGCCAGGGCCAGGGCCTCCCTAATGGTGGAGGCTGCCAGCACCTCCGTGCCAGGCTCCGAGGGCCGCCGCA
It includes:
- a CDS encoding FtsW/RodA/SpoVE family cell cycle protein — translated: MSWREISRRWDPWMVVVALALAAYGGLIIYSASLSAFPDGVTGLDHPVVKQGLAVALGLTLMVAVMAVPFRVWALAAPVLYGLTLVLLVMVLLVGQASLGARRWLDLGLVQVQVSEMAKLATVIVLARFFSQRWREMGKVGNLLLSLGLAAVPALLVIVEPDLGTAIIFGVVWVVMALIGGARPSHVGMVVALVLLSIPLTVAVALADYQRERLALFFNPNLDPLGGGFNILQAEIGIGAGGLWGRGLFQGTQTQLDFLQAASTDYAFAVLGEELGLMGALFLLALYAFLLFRLIRAAALAHDLFARLLVIGLAVTLLTQVFINIGVNVRLLPVTGIPLPLVSQGGTSTVITMVALGIAQGVLLRQAPFNL